The DNA sequence CGAAGGGCGCCGTGCACACCCACGCGGGATTTCTCGTCAAGACGGCCTGCGAGGTCGCCTACGGCTTCGACATGGCGCCGGGCCGCACCTTCTGCTGGATCACCGACATGGGCTGGATCATGGGCCCGCTGTCGATAGTCGGCACCCACGCGTGCGGCGGGACGCTGCTGCTGTACGAAGGCGCCCCGGACATGCCGGACGCGGCCCGGCTATGGCGTCTGGCGCAACGCCACCGGGTGACCACGCTCGGCGTGTCGCCGACGCTGATCCGCGCGCTGCGGGCGGCCAGCCCGGACCGGCCGGCCGAGGACCTGTCGTCGGTACGCGTCATCGGCTCGACAGGCGAGCCCTGGGATCCGGAGTCCTACGAGTGGCTGGCCGCGAACGTCTTCGGCGGCCGCGTCCCAGTCATCAACTTCTCTGGCGGCACTGAGGTGGGCGGCTCGTTCCTGTGCCCCTACCCGGTCGAGGAGATCGCCAGCTGCTCGCTGGGCGGCCCCGCGCTCGGCATGGACGTCGACGTGGTCGACGAGTCCGGCCGGCCGCTGCGCGGGTCCGTCGGCGAACTGGTGTGCCGCCAGCCCTGGCCGGCGATGACCCGCGGCGTGTGGCGGGACGAGGCCCGTTACGTGGAGACGTACTGGTCGACCTTCCCGGGGCTGTGGCGCCACGGTGACTTCGCGCTTGTCGACGAGGCCGGTGGCTGGTTCATCCTCGGGCGGTCCGACGACGCCATGAACGTGGCGGGCAAGCGGGTCGCTCCGGCGGAGATCGAATCCGTTCTGGCCGCCGACCCGGCGGTGGCCGAGTCCGCCGTGGTCGGTGTCCCGAACCCGGCCAAGGGCGAGTCCGTCTGGGCGTTCTGGGTGGCGCGCCCCGGCACCGAAGACGTGGGCGCCGCCGGTCCCGGTGCCGGGCGCGATGGCCCCGGAACCGGGCCGACGCCCGACGAGGAGGTGTCCCGCCGGCTGCGTGAGCGGGTGGCTGACCAGCTGGGCAAGCCGTTCGCGCCGAGCCGCGTGGTCCGTGTCGCGGCCCTGCCGAAGACCCGGTCGGCGAAGGTCCTCCGCCGCGCGCTGCGCGCCGCCGTCCTCGGCACCGACCCGGGTGACCTGTCGGGCGCGGAGAACCCGCAGGTCCTTGACGTCATCCGAGCCCAGCTGGGCGACCGGCGGTGACCGCCGCCGGGGGACGTGGCTCCGCAGCGCGGAAGGGACGGAAGGATTCGACATGACCCACCCGTACGCCACCTCGACGGCACACCCGAACGCCACCCCGGGCGAGCGGCGCCGGGTGCACATCCGTGAGGTCGGCCCGCGCGACGGCTTCCA is a window from the Parafrankia irregularis genome containing:
- a CDS encoding AMP-binding protein encodes the protein MAYTWLPSPAYLEHTNVARLMRRLGVDTADELRAVSVADIGAFWHAVVDDLAIPFSRRYEQVVDLSRGIEYPEWFTGGQINIVDACLSRWLASTPNAPAVVHEDESGSVRELTFAGLTDQVARLRGALRARGIGPGDAVAIYLPMAPEAVVAFYAVASLGAVAVPLFSGFAAAAITARLQDARARAVITADGTIRRGRAVPMRAHLDDALADCPSVRLVVVVDSLAPTAMPTPTPITSARGGAEVVSWWRMLAGEPDPAVAPTASSDVLLLAYTSGTTGRPKGAVHTHAGFLVKTACEVAYGFDMAPGRTFCWITDMGWIMGPLSIVGTHACGGTLLLYEGAPDMPDAARLWRLAQRHRVTTLGVSPTLIRALRAASPDRPAEDLSSVRVIGSTGEPWDPESYEWLAANVFGGRVPVINFSGGTEVGGSFLCPYPVEEIASCSLGGPALGMDVDVVDESGRPLRGSVGELVCRQPWPAMTRGVWRDEARYVETYWSTFPGLWRHGDFALVDEAGGWFILGRSDDAMNVAGKRVAPAEIESVLAADPAVAESAVVGVPNPAKGESVWAFWVARPGTEDVGAAGPGAGRDGPGTGPTPDEEVSRRLRERVADQLGKPFAPSRVVRVAALPKTRSAKVLRRALRAAVLGTDPGDLSGAENPQVLDVIRAQLGDRR